A window from Megalobrama amblycephala isolate DHTTF-2021 linkage group LG21, ASM1881202v1, whole genome shotgun sequence encodes these proteins:
- the dynlt3 gene encoding dynein light chain Tctex-type 3, whose protein sequence is MEEYHSGDEVSFNPDEASNVVKECIEGIIGGVDYSQNKVNQWTASIVEHSLTQLVKQGKPFKYIVNCAVMQKSGAGLHTANSCYWDTTTDGSCTVRWENRTMYCVVSVFAVAIAL, encoded by the exons atggAGGAGTATCATTCTGGAGATGAA GTGTCTTTCAACCCAGATGAAGCAAGTAATGTTGTCAAGGAG TGCATTGAGGGTATTATTGGAGGCGTGGACTACAGCCAGAACAAAGTGAACCAGTGGACAGCCAGCATAGTCGAACACAGTCTCACCCAGTTAGTGAAACAGGGGAAACCATTCAAGTACATCG TCAACTGTGCTGTGATGCAGAAAAGCGGTGCAGGTCTTCACACAGCCAACTCTTGTTACTGGGACACTACCACTGACG gaAGCTGCACAGTGAGGTGGGAGAACCGCACCATGTACTGCGTTGTCAGTGTGTTTGCAGTGGCTATTGCGCTATGA
- the LOC125257067 gene encoding cytochrome b-245 heavy chain → MGNYAANEGLSIFVILVWLGINVFLFVHFYMAFLVDRYYYTRVILGQALSWARAPAACLNFNCMLILLPVCRNLLSFLRGSIQCCSRTAARQLDRNLTFHKLVAYMIALHTAIHIIAHLFNFERFMDSQLMINSSYLPYVLSQIGNNDNRSYLNPIRSNETNPTIVMFTTIAGLTGVVITLALILIITSSMEVIRRSYFEVFWFTHHLFIVFFIGLVLHGVGRIVRGQTLESVIVHDPIECHSKFETWGQNDTNCPVPVFAGNPPMTWKWVVGPMFLYVCERLVRFYRSQQKVVITKVVMHPSKTLELQLKKKGFKMEVGQYVFIQCPSISQLEWHPFTLTSAPEEDHFSVHIRIVGDWTQALYTACGGDKTVVLDAWTLPKMAIDGPFGTASEDVFRYEVVMLVGAGIGVTPFASVLKSVWYKHVQENNVFTKKIYFYWLCPETQAFEWFADLLQSLERQMTEKNMSDFLSYNIYLTRWKDAEAAHLRVQYEAEDDPITGLKQKTRYGKPNWDNEFSAIATQHPGSKVGVFLCGPTALAKALGKQCISHKESGTEFIFNKENF, encoded by the exons ATGGGGAACTATGCTGCAAATGAAGGGCTATCCATTTTTGTTATT CTTGTGTGGCTCGGCATAAATGTGTTTCTATTTGTGCATTTTTACATGGCATTTTTGGTTGACAGATACTACTATACTAGAGTCATTCTTGGG CAAGCTCTCTCCTGGGCCAGAGCTCCAGCTGCATGTCTGAATTTTAACTGCATGTTGATCCTGCTGCCAGTCTGCAGAAACCTGCTCTCATTCCTACGCGGATCCATACAG tgCTGTAGCCGCACTGCAGCCCGTCAGCTAGACAGAAATCTCACTTTCCACAAACTGGTGGCCTACATGATTGCCTTGCACACAG CTATCCACATCATAGCTCACCTGTTTAACTTTGAGAGATTTATGGATTCCCAGCTTATGATCAACAGCAGTTACCTGCCCTATGTGCTCTCTCAGATTGGCAACAATGACAACAGATCTTATCTGAACCCCATCAGAAGCAATGAGACG AACCCAACCATTGTGATGTTCACAACTATAGCGGGATTGACGGGAGTGGTCATCACCCTCGCCctcatcctcatcatcactTCCTCCATGGAGGTTATCAGAAGGTCATATTTTGAGGTGTTCTGGTTCACCCATCACCTGTTCATCGTCTTTTTCATTGGTTTGGTTCTTCATGGAGTCGG GCGTATTGTGCGAGGCCAGACTCTTGAAAGTGTAATTGTGCACGACCCAATTGAATGTCACAGCAAGTTTGAGACCTGGGGTCAAAATGACACCAACTGCCCTGTACCTGTCTTTGCTGGGAACCCACCAATG ACGTGGAAGTGGGTGGTTGGCCCCATGTTTCTATATGTCTGCGAGAGACTGGTTCGCTTCTATCGCTCACAGCAGAAAGTGGTGATCACCAAG GTAGTGATGCACCCTTCCAAAACCCTTGAGCTACAGTTGAAGAAGAAGGGCTTTAAGATGGAGGTCGGTCAGTATGTTTTCATCCAATGCCCATCGATCTCTCAGTTGGAGTGGCATCCCTTCACCCTGACCTCTGCCCCAGAGGAAGACCACTTTAGTGTGCATATCCGAATTGTAGGGGATTGGACACAAGCTCTTTATACGGCCTGTGGAGGAGACAAGACCGTAGTGCTGGATGCTTGGACACTACCGAA GATGGCTATTGATGGGCCGTTTGGGACGGCCAGTGAAGATGTCTTTCGTTATGAAGTTGTGATGCTGGTTGGCGCTGGTATTGGTGTCACACCTTTCGCTTCTGTTCTGAAGTCTGTGTGGTACAAACATGTCCAGGAGAACAACGTCTTCACCAAAAAG ATCTATTTCTATTGGCTGTGTCCGGAGACGCAGGCTTTTGAATGGTTCGCAGACCTGCTGCAGAGTTTGGAAAGACAGATGACGGAGAAAAACATGAGCGATTTCCTGAGTTACAACATCTATCTCACACGCTGGAAAGACGCTGAG GCGGCCCACCTTAGGGTTCAGTATGAGGCGGAGGATGATCCTATCACTGGGCTTAAGCAGAAGACTCGGTATGGTAAACCCAACTGGGACAATGAGTTCAGTGCCATCGCTACCCAACACCCAGG TTCAAAAGTTGGTGTTTTCCTATGTGGTCCCACGGCGCTGGCCAAAGCTCTGGGGAAGCAGTGTATTTCACACAAAGAATCTGGAACCGAATTTATATTCAACAAAGAAAACTTCTGA